In the genome of Kwoniella shandongensis chromosome 6, complete sequence, one region contains:
- a CDS encoding glucose-6-phosphate dehydrogenase: MSSQDSKRGSIPSMETAGDALKDETVVVVLGASGDLAKKKTFPALFALFAQGLLPKDVHIVGYARTKMDDDEFHKRETQYIKGDEDKIKEFQKISSYISGPYDEDSGFQQLLKHVEELEGKREKPNRVFYMALPPSVFTTVAKGLKKNCYSDKGINRIIIEKPFGKDLESCRQMMTDLKAEWSENETYRIDHYLGKEMIKNMLVLRFGNVFLDASFNKNFISNVQITFKEPFGTEGRGGYFDEFGIIRDVCQNRE; encoded by the exons ATGTCCTCTCAAGATTCCAAGCGAGgttccatcccttccatgGAGACAGCAGGTGACGCTTTGAAGGATGAGACAGTGGTCGTCGTGCTCGGCGCCAGTGGTGATctcgccaagaagaagacattcCCAGCCTTGTTCGCGCTCTTCGCCCAAGGTCTCCTCCCCAAAGACGTTCACATCGTCGGATACGCTAGAACCA AaatggacgacgacgagttcCACAAGAGAGAGACTCAATACATCAAGGGTGATGaggacaagatcaaggagttCCAAAAAATCTCTTCCTACATTTCCGGCCCTTACGATGAGGATTCGGGTTTCCAACAACTCCTCAAGCATGTTGAGGAACtcgagggaaagagagagaagccCAACCGAGTCTTCTACATGGCTCTCCCCCCATCCGTTTTCACCACCGTTGCCaagggattgaagaagaactgCTACTCGGACAAGGGAATCAACcgaatcatcatcgagaAGCCGTTCGGAAAGGATCTCGAATCATGTCgacagatgatgacggaTTTGAAGGCCGAGTGGTCGGAGAATGAGACCTACAGAATCGACCATTACCTCGGAAAGGAAATGATCAAGAACATGCTCGTCTTGCGTTTCGGCaacgtcttcctcgacgctTCGTTCAACAAAAACTTTATCAGCAACGTCCAGATCACATTCAAGGAGCCTTTCGGAACCGAGGGTCGAGGAGGATACTTTGACGAGTTTGGAATCATTCGGGATGTCTGTCAGAACCGTGAGTAA